The following DNA comes from Candidatus Methylacidiphilum fumarolicum.
ATGGGCGATACCCGGAATGTGGCTTTCAGGGCACCGGGATGTAGTCGGTGGTGTCAACAGGCATCCGTTAGCTTTCGGTCAGGTGGTGTCGTACCCAACGCGCATCATGTATCTGCTACCCAGCCCTCTGCCAGGACTGGTCGCCGGGGTAAATAATCGGCAGGCGGGAAGCAGGTGTAGCCTGGACATGGACCAAAGTTGTCTAGCTGCAGCACAGCCTCAAGCACCATCGGTTCCTCGGCGGGTTCCCCATGAGGATGCCCACAAGCCGTGCATACTAGCTAGAAACTCATCCGCTTTAGTGGGTGTTACTATTTGGTCTTGTAGAAGTATAAAGTTTGTTGAAATTCTCCCTCCTTTTAGAGGCCGACTCCCATGACTCCAAAAGACAGAAAAGTATGATTATTTTGAGGCAATGCGCTGTTAAAAAAAGAGTTTAAAAATGCGTTGACCCTCCTCTTCATTTTGCTTATAAGGGTCAAGTTGAATGATTTTTCCCGCACGTTCTCAAGGGGTCCACTATTTTTATTTTATTGAAAAACCCGCTCGACCTTTTCTTTACTTAAGAAACTCAAAGTTTTATGTCTGTGGTTGGTTTTTTGATGCTGAGGGGAAAGCAGCCAAACAAATTAAGGTGCAAAGCAAAAAAGATGTGTTTTTTTGTCACCCCATGGAAAGGACCGATATCCAAAAAAAATATGCCTCGGCTGATCTTTCGGTGGATCCAATGTGTGGTTTTGAACGGTTTTGTGATCTTAGTAGAGGTATTAAGTTTGTTCAAATCTTTGCACTCCTTTCTTCGGGCTCATGGATAGAGTTGAGTCGACACCTTGTCGTCGTGTTCAAGTCCAAACATTGGAGGAAGAAAAGAATCGAAAAAAAAATTGAAGTTTTTTCTGCCTTCCCTAAACCTGAAACTCCCTCTTTAAGTCCAATCACTCAAAATACCCAATGGCTTAAACATTCACTATTGTTTTTTTTGAACAATCCTAAGACAACTCTTAAATTCCCTGTTTTTTCAAACCCTCTTTTGAGTATTGTCATATCCACCAGGAATAGAGCCGAATTACTCTATCAATGCTTTCAATCCATTCTGGCATATGTAGGATTGCCTTACGAATTGATCGTTGCTGATAATGCTTCAACAGATGAGACGCCCCTGCTCCTGGCCAAAACCGAAGGCATCAAAACCTTTAGGAATGATACTGATCTGGAGTATTTGCTTAGCGTTAATAAAGCCGCGTTGCTGGCTAAAGCCCCATACCTTCTCCTATTGAACAATGATATTATTCTTAGCCCACAAAGTGTAGACCAAATGATAAGAACTATGGAATCTTATCCGCGCTGTGCTGCTGTGGGCTGTAAGCTTGTTAGGCCAGATGGGACTCTACAGGAAGCAGGGTCTATTGTTTGGGCTGATGGGAGTGCCCTTGCCTACGGAAGGAATGATCCAGATCCAATGAGGTCTGAGTATAACTTTGTACGAGAGGTGGATTATTGTTCAGCGGCTTGTCTGCTAGTGCGTAGAGAATTATGGGAAAAACTTGGCGGCTATGATCCACAGTATGCTCCCGCCTATTATGAAGATAGTGATCTTTGTATGAGTCTTTGGGCCATGGGTTATAAAGTTCTGTACCAGCCGGCAGCCTTGGTTTTTCATTATGAATTTGGAAGCCGTCCACTTGAAACTATCAAAGCCATGATGGAAAAAAACCGGTGGAAATTCTTAGAAAAATGGAAGCAACAATTGCAATTGATGCACAGAGATGATGGTGATGTGTTGAAAGCCCGAGACAAGCGACATCAATCCGTCTATTTAGCAGAGAAGGAGAAAAAAAGTAGCTGTTTTAAAGGCAGGATATTAGTTCTGGATGATTGTGTTCCTCATTTCATGATGGGAAAAGGCTTTCCTAGGGCAATTACAATATTGCAGCTTCTCGATCAGTTAGGATATTTTGTGACCTTTTATCCCATGCTCTCCCAAGAGTATTCTAAGAAACATTTGGAAATGACTTTTATGGAAAAAATTGAGCTGATGATTGGATGGAGCTCAGAACGACTTGAAGATTTTTTGCAGGAAAGAAAGGATTATTACGATTTTATTTTTGTGAGTCGTATCCACAACTTTGTGCCTGTGGCTAAGCTTATTAAAAAAAGACCTGATTTATTTAGCAACACCAGAGTTATCTACGATGCCGAAGCGATCTTTGCAAGAAGAGAAATTTTGAAGAAAAGCCTTGAAGGTTTTGCACTGAAGGAAAACGAAAAAAAAGAATTAATCGATAAAGAGCTTCTAATAGCCCAATATGCTCACAGGGTTGTTGCGGTCTCCAAAGAAGAAGCTCAATATTTTCAGCAAAAGGGTTTTGATGTGCATATTCTTGGCCATTCGATTCATTGCAAGCCTACTGAGGGTAGCTTTGAACAAAGATCGGGCTTTCTTTTTGTTGGGTATATGGGCGAGGAAAGTCCTAATACCGATGGCTTATCATGGTTTTCCCACTATGTGCTTCCGCATTTAAAAAAGAAAATCCCCTCTAGCTTTGAGGTGCTAGCTATAGGTCAGGTTTCAGAAGAGT
Coding sequences within:
- a CDS encoding glycosyltransferase is translated as MIFPARSQGVHYFYFIEKPARPFLYLRNSKFYVCGWFFDAEGKAAKQIKVQSKKDVFFCHPMERTDIQKKYASADLSVDPMCGFERFCDLSRGIKFVQIFALLSSGSWIELSRHLVVVFKSKHWRKKRIEKKIEVFSAFPKPETPSLSPITQNTQWLKHSLLFFLNNPKTTLKFPVFSNPLLSIVISTRNRAELLYQCFQSILAYVGLPYELIVADNASTDETPLLLAKTEGIKTFRNDTDLEYLLSVNKAALLAKAPYLLLLNNDIILSPQSVDQMIRTMESYPRCAAVGCKLVRPDGTLQEAGSIVWADGSALAYGRNDPDPMRSEYNFVREVDYCSAACLLVRRELWEKLGGYDPQYAPAYYEDSDLCMSLWAMGYKVLYQPAALVFHYEFGSRPLETIKAMMEKNRWKFLEKWKQQLQLMHRDDGDVLKARDKRHQSVYLAEKEKKSSCFKGRILVLDDCVPHFMMGKGFPRAITILQLLDQLGYFVTFYPMLSQEYSKKHLEMTFMEKIELMIGWSSERLEDFLQERKDYYDFIFVSRIHNFVPVAKLIKKRPDLFSNTRVIYDAEAIFARREILKKSLEGFALKENEKKELIDKELLIAQYAHRVVAVSKEEAQYFQQKGFDVHILGHSIHCKPTEGSFEQRSGFLFVGYMGEESPNTDGLSWFSHYVLPHLKKKIPSSFEVLAIGQVSEEFVEQLSPLGIKFLGLVEDLQPFFEKCRVFIAPTRYAAGIPMKVHEAASYGLPVVASQLLAKQLAWIPGEELLAADSPEDFAVCCEKLYQDAFLWKKIRESALNKVKIDCDPKRFEENLLSLFVFPRNQ